The Calliphora vicina chromosome 3, idCalVici1.1, whole genome shotgun sequence genome contains a region encoding:
- the PAN3 gene encoding PAN2-PAN3 deadenylation complex subunit PAN3 isoform X1, translating to MSTFLNNFFPADTAAMDPIFYSPSNGIPSESKLATYMNRHNVATPTYGINAGFTLLNMDSPLSIKSQVTPQSPEFIPTRINSSPNFYSPYHTPMLNGVAAGSNVNGITPTSTAAKSVNGTPSMLGLQKATAAAVAQQKQLQQQQKHSLVNGGTKQIGQPSAQQGYVGMTTTPLKGGRNSLLRNESPSSIGEKSPPRMTPHASPIPTTLPANVHQENVGGTIYFYPTANHTTSQNSNTVGVPSGVVDPTSAHHGGPPVVGVGMPPLTPVQPSLMYTGHVYPGPASNVITMQPKTQLESAFFLPDEMRAEILSRNVISNLMLDASEAAQHALPMEIDNYHTLYPLEALPVQPLHAKLTLPSSTYKATHSSTGIKYCLRRLHGFRLQSTKCMSVVEMWKKLQHSNVVQLREVFTTKAFGDNSLVLVYDYHPNSHTLLTKYFTPTPDSNGYNDPFQGEARPFSHKSNLQRSSNGPLLSEATIWSIIMQLTAGLRAIHQAGLACRVLDPTKIIVTGKRVRFSFCGTSDIAQFDPNATNPLAVVSMHQQEDLTALGRLVLALACRCLQSVQRDNVQSSIEMVSRHYSSDLRNFIVYLFTTTQRRSVTDLMPMIGARFYTQLDALQAQCDMQEDELAKEMENGRLYRILVKLNCINERPDFNLDCTWSEIGDRYMLKLFRDYLFHSVTEDGRPWLDHAHIVQCLNKLDAGSLERVQLMSRDEQSVLIVTYVELKNCLEKAFSELMANAAT from the exons aatcgaCACAATGTTGCAACACCTACTTACGGTATAAATGCTGGCTTTACTTTGCTAAACATGGACTCACCTTTGTCGATTAAGTCTCAG GTAACACCACAATCGCCCGAATTCATTCCAACACGTATCAATTCATCGCCCAACTTCTATTCGCCATATCATACTCCAATGTTAAATGGTGTAGCGGCCGGTAGTAACGTTAATGGTATAACGCCCACAAGTACAGCAGCTAAATCGGTAAATGGTACACCCTCTATGTTGGGTCTACAAAAAGCAACAGCCGCTGCCGTggcacaacaaaaacaattacaacagcagcaaaaacaCAGCCTCGTCAACGGTGGCACAAAACAAATCGGTCAACCGAGTGCCCAACAAGGATACGTAGGCATGACAACGACACCATTGAAAGGTGGACGCAATAGTTTGCTGCGCAACGAATCACCCTCTAGTATAGGGGAAAAATCACCGCCACGCATGACACCGCACGCATCCCCCATACCCACCACATTACCAGCCAATGTTCATCAG GAAAATGTTGGCGGTACTATATATTTTTATCCAACTGCCAATCATACGACCAGCCAGAATAGCAACACCGTCGGCGTGCCCAGCGGCGTTGTGGATCCAACGTCCGCCCATCATGGCGGGCCGCCGGTTGTGGGCGTTGGCATGCCGCCCTTAACGCCCGTCCAGCCATCGCTCATGTATACGGGTCATGTGTATCCCGGTCCTGCCTCCAACGTTATAACAATGCAACCGAAAACACAATTGGAATCGGCATTCTTTCTACCCGACGAAATGCGAGCCGAAATATTGTCGCGCAATGTGATCTCGAATTTAATGTTAGATGCCAGCGAAGCAGCACAACATGCCCTACCCATGGAAATTGATAATTATCATACGTTATATCCGCTGGAAGCGTTGCCCGTTCAACCGTTGCACGCCAAGTTAACGCTGCCCTCTTCCACCTACAAAGCAACACATAGTTCAACTGGTATCAAATATTGTCTGAGAAGGTTACATG GTTTCCGTTTGCAATCGACAAAATGTATGTCAGTCGTGGAAATGTGGAAAAAATTGCAACATTCAAATGTGGTACAATTACGTGAAGTCTTCACAACAAAAGCATTTGGTGATAATT CATTAGTATTAGTTTACGACTATCATCCAAACTCACATAcattattaacgaaatattttacaccaACGCCAGATAGCAATGGCTATAATGATCCATTCCAGGGCGAGGCACGCCCCTTCAG tCATAAGAGCAATTTACAACGTTCAAGCAATGGTCCTCTATTATCAGAGGCAACAATTTGGTCAATAATTATGCAATTAACAGCTGGTTTACGTGCAATTCATCAAGCTGGCTTAGCCTGCAG AGTTTTAGATCCAACAAAAATAATTGTGACTGGTAAACGAGTACGTTTTAGTTTTTGTGGCACAAGTGATATCGCACAGTTTGATCCAAATGCTACAAATCCTTTAGCTGTTGTCAGCATGCACCAGCAg GAGGATTTAACTGCTTTGGGTCGTTTAGTATTAGCATTGGCTTGCAGATGTTTACAGTCGGTACAGCGTGATAATGTACAATCAAGCATTGAAATGGTCTCACGTCATTACTCCTccgatttgagaaattttattgT TTACTTATTTACAACGACACAAAGACGTTCGGTGACTGATTTGATGCCAATGATTGGTGCACGCTTTTATACACAATTGGATGCCTTGCAAGCACAATGTGATATGCAAGAAGATGAACTTGCTAAGGAAATGGAAAATGGACGTCTCTATAGAATATTGGTGAAATTGAATTGTATTAACGAGAGGCCAGA cttcaatttggATTGTACTTGGTCTGAAATAGGTGATAGATACATGTTAAAATTATTCCGtgattatttatttcattccgTCACTGAGGATGGTCGACCATGGTTGGATCACGCACATATTGtacaatgtttaaataaattagatGCTGGCTCATTAGAAAGA GTTCAACTAATGTCTCGCGATGAGCAATCGGTTCTTATTGTTACTTATGTTGAGCTCAAGAATTGCCTGGAAAAAGCATTTTCCGAATTGATGGCCAATGCTGCCACATAA
- the PAN3 gene encoding PAN2-PAN3 deadenylation complex subunit PAN3 isoform X2: MDPIFYSPSNGIPSESKLATYMNRHNVATPTYGINAGFTLLNMDSPLSIKSQVTPQSPEFIPTRINSSPNFYSPYHTPMLNGVAAGSNVNGITPTSTAAKSVNGTPSMLGLQKATAAAVAQQKQLQQQQKHSLVNGGTKQIGQPSAQQGYVGMTTTPLKGGRNSLLRNESPSSIGEKSPPRMTPHASPIPTTLPANVHQENVGGTIYFYPTANHTTSQNSNTVGVPSGVVDPTSAHHGGPPVVGVGMPPLTPVQPSLMYTGHVYPGPASNVITMQPKTQLESAFFLPDEMRAEILSRNVISNLMLDASEAAQHALPMEIDNYHTLYPLEALPVQPLHAKLTLPSSTYKATHSSTGIKYCLRRLHGFRLQSTKCMSVVEMWKKLQHSNVVQLREVFTTKAFGDNSLVLVYDYHPNSHTLLTKYFTPTPDSNGYNDPFQGEARPFSHKSNLQRSSNGPLLSEATIWSIIMQLTAGLRAIHQAGLACRVLDPTKIIVTGKRVRFSFCGTSDIAQFDPNATNPLAVVSMHQQEDLTALGRLVLALACRCLQSVQRDNVQSSIEMVSRHYSSDLRNFIVYLFTTTQRRSVTDLMPMIGARFYTQLDALQAQCDMQEDELAKEMENGRLYRILVKLNCINERPDFNLDCTWSEIGDRYMLKLFRDYLFHSVTEDGRPWLDHAHIVQCLNKLDAGSLERVQLMSRDEQSVLIVTYVELKNCLEKAFSELMANAAT; encoded by the exons aatcgaCACAATGTTGCAACACCTACTTACGGTATAAATGCTGGCTTTACTTTGCTAAACATGGACTCACCTTTGTCGATTAAGTCTCAG GTAACACCACAATCGCCCGAATTCATTCCAACACGTATCAATTCATCGCCCAACTTCTATTCGCCATATCATACTCCAATGTTAAATGGTGTAGCGGCCGGTAGTAACGTTAATGGTATAACGCCCACAAGTACAGCAGCTAAATCGGTAAATGGTACACCCTCTATGTTGGGTCTACAAAAAGCAACAGCCGCTGCCGTggcacaacaaaaacaattacaacagcagcaaaaacaCAGCCTCGTCAACGGTGGCACAAAACAAATCGGTCAACCGAGTGCCCAACAAGGATACGTAGGCATGACAACGACACCATTGAAAGGTGGACGCAATAGTTTGCTGCGCAACGAATCACCCTCTAGTATAGGGGAAAAATCACCGCCACGCATGACACCGCACGCATCCCCCATACCCACCACATTACCAGCCAATGTTCATCAG GAAAATGTTGGCGGTACTATATATTTTTATCCAACTGCCAATCATACGACCAGCCAGAATAGCAACACCGTCGGCGTGCCCAGCGGCGTTGTGGATCCAACGTCCGCCCATCATGGCGGGCCGCCGGTTGTGGGCGTTGGCATGCCGCCCTTAACGCCCGTCCAGCCATCGCTCATGTATACGGGTCATGTGTATCCCGGTCCTGCCTCCAACGTTATAACAATGCAACCGAAAACACAATTGGAATCGGCATTCTTTCTACCCGACGAAATGCGAGCCGAAATATTGTCGCGCAATGTGATCTCGAATTTAATGTTAGATGCCAGCGAAGCAGCACAACATGCCCTACCCATGGAAATTGATAATTATCATACGTTATATCCGCTGGAAGCGTTGCCCGTTCAACCGTTGCACGCCAAGTTAACGCTGCCCTCTTCCACCTACAAAGCAACACATAGTTCAACTGGTATCAAATATTGTCTGAGAAGGTTACATG GTTTCCGTTTGCAATCGACAAAATGTATGTCAGTCGTGGAAATGTGGAAAAAATTGCAACATTCAAATGTGGTACAATTACGTGAAGTCTTCACAACAAAAGCATTTGGTGATAATT CATTAGTATTAGTTTACGACTATCATCCAAACTCACATAcattattaacgaaatattttacaccaACGCCAGATAGCAATGGCTATAATGATCCATTCCAGGGCGAGGCACGCCCCTTCAG tCATAAGAGCAATTTACAACGTTCAAGCAATGGTCCTCTATTATCAGAGGCAACAATTTGGTCAATAATTATGCAATTAACAGCTGGTTTACGTGCAATTCATCAAGCTGGCTTAGCCTGCAG AGTTTTAGATCCAACAAAAATAATTGTGACTGGTAAACGAGTACGTTTTAGTTTTTGTGGCACAAGTGATATCGCACAGTTTGATCCAAATGCTACAAATCCTTTAGCTGTTGTCAGCATGCACCAGCAg GAGGATTTAACTGCTTTGGGTCGTTTAGTATTAGCATTGGCTTGCAGATGTTTACAGTCGGTACAGCGTGATAATGTACAATCAAGCATTGAAATGGTCTCACGTCATTACTCCTccgatttgagaaattttattgT TTACTTATTTACAACGACACAAAGACGTTCGGTGACTGATTTGATGCCAATGATTGGTGCACGCTTTTATACACAATTGGATGCCTTGCAAGCACAATGTGATATGCAAGAAGATGAACTTGCTAAGGAAATGGAAAATGGACGTCTCTATAGAATATTGGTGAAATTGAATTGTATTAACGAGAGGCCAGA cttcaatttggATTGTACTTGGTCTGAAATAGGTGATAGATACATGTTAAAATTATTCCGtgattatttatttcattccgTCACTGAGGATGGTCGACCATGGTTGGATCACGCACATATTGtacaatgtttaaataaattagatGCTGGCTCATTAGAAAGA GTTCAACTAATGTCTCGCGATGAGCAATCGGTTCTTATTGTTACTTATGTTGAGCTCAAGAATTGCCTGGAAAAAGCATTTTCCGAATTGATGGCCAATGCTGCCACATAA
- the PAN3 gene encoding PAN2-PAN3 deadenylation complex subunit PAN3 isoform X4, with protein sequence MDPIFYSPSNGIPSESKLATYMVTPQSPEFIPTRINSSPNFYSPYHTPMLNGVAAGSNVNGITPTSTAAKSVNGTPSMLGLQKATAAAVAQQKQLQQQQKHSLVNGGTKQIGQPSAQQGYVGMTTTPLKGGRNSLLRNESPSSIGEKSPPRMTPHASPIPTTLPANVHQENVGGTIYFYPTANHTTSQNSNTVGVPSGVVDPTSAHHGGPPVVGVGMPPLTPVQPSLMYTGHVYPGPASNVITMQPKTQLESAFFLPDEMRAEILSRNVISNLMLDASEAAQHALPMEIDNYHTLYPLEALPVQPLHAKLTLPSSTYKATHSSTGIKYCLRRLHGFRLQSTKCMSVVEMWKKLQHSNVVQLREVFTTKAFGDNSLVLVYDYHPNSHTLLTKYFTPTPDSNGYNDPFQGEARPFSHKSNLQRSSNGPLLSEATIWSIIMQLTAGLRAIHQAGLACRVLDPTKIIVTGKRVRFSFCGTSDIAQFDPNATNPLAVVSMHQQEDLTALGRLVLALACRCLQSVQRDNVQSSIEMVSRHYSSDLRNFIVYLFTTTQRRSVTDLMPMIGARFYTQLDALQAQCDMQEDELAKEMENGRLYRILVKLNCINERPDFNLDCTWSEIGDRYMLKLFRDYLFHSVTEDGRPWLDHAHIVQCLNKLDAGSLERVQLMSRDEQSVLIVTYVELKNCLEKAFSELMANAAT encoded by the exons GTAACACCACAATCGCCCGAATTCATTCCAACACGTATCAATTCATCGCCCAACTTCTATTCGCCATATCATACTCCAATGTTAAATGGTGTAGCGGCCGGTAGTAACGTTAATGGTATAACGCCCACAAGTACAGCAGCTAAATCGGTAAATGGTACACCCTCTATGTTGGGTCTACAAAAAGCAACAGCCGCTGCCGTggcacaacaaaaacaattacaacagcagcaaaaacaCAGCCTCGTCAACGGTGGCACAAAACAAATCGGTCAACCGAGTGCCCAACAAGGATACGTAGGCATGACAACGACACCATTGAAAGGTGGACGCAATAGTTTGCTGCGCAACGAATCACCCTCTAGTATAGGGGAAAAATCACCGCCACGCATGACACCGCACGCATCCCCCATACCCACCACATTACCAGCCAATGTTCATCAG GAAAATGTTGGCGGTACTATATATTTTTATCCAACTGCCAATCATACGACCAGCCAGAATAGCAACACCGTCGGCGTGCCCAGCGGCGTTGTGGATCCAACGTCCGCCCATCATGGCGGGCCGCCGGTTGTGGGCGTTGGCATGCCGCCCTTAACGCCCGTCCAGCCATCGCTCATGTATACGGGTCATGTGTATCCCGGTCCTGCCTCCAACGTTATAACAATGCAACCGAAAACACAATTGGAATCGGCATTCTTTCTACCCGACGAAATGCGAGCCGAAATATTGTCGCGCAATGTGATCTCGAATTTAATGTTAGATGCCAGCGAAGCAGCACAACATGCCCTACCCATGGAAATTGATAATTATCATACGTTATATCCGCTGGAAGCGTTGCCCGTTCAACCGTTGCACGCCAAGTTAACGCTGCCCTCTTCCACCTACAAAGCAACACATAGTTCAACTGGTATCAAATATTGTCTGAGAAGGTTACATG GTTTCCGTTTGCAATCGACAAAATGTATGTCAGTCGTGGAAATGTGGAAAAAATTGCAACATTCAAATGTGGTACAATTACGTGAAGTCTTCACAACAAAAGCATTTGGTGATAATT CATTAGTATTAGTTTACGACTATCATCCAAACTCACATAcattattaacgaaatattttacaccaACGCCAGATAGCAATGGCTATAATGATCCATTCCAGGGCGAGGCACGCCCCTTCAG tCATAAGAGCAATTTACAACGTTCAAGCAATGGTCCTCTATTATCAGAGGCAACAATTTGGTCAATAATTATGCAATTAACAGCTGGTTTACGTGCAATTCATCAAGCTGGCTTAGCCTGCAG AGTTTTAGATCCAACAAAAATAATTGTGACTGGTAAACGAGTACGTTTTAGTTTTTGTGGCACAAGTGATATCGCACAGTTTGATCCAAATGCTACAAATCCTTTAGCTGTTGTCAGCATGCACCAGCAg GAGGATTTAACTGCTTTGGGTCGTTTAGTATTAGCATTGGCTTGCAGATGTTTACAGTCGGTACAGCGTGATAATGTACAATCAAGCATTGAAATGGTCTCACGTCATTACTCCTccgatttgagaaattttattgT TTACTTATTTACAACGACACAAAGACGTTCGGTGACTGATTTGATGCCAATGATTGGTGCACGCTTTTATACACAATTGGATGCCTTGCAAGCACAATGTGATATGCAAGAAGATGAACTTGCTAAGGAAATGGAAAATGGACGTCTCTATAGAATATTGGTGAAATTGAATTGTATTAACGAGAGGCCAGA cttcaatttggATTGTACTTGGTCTGAAATAGGTGATAGATACATGTTAAAATTATTCCGtgattatttatttcattccgTCACTGAGGATGGTCGACCATGGTTGGATCACGCACATATTGtacaatgtttaaataaattagatGCTGGCTCATTAGAAAGA GTTCAACTAATGTCTCGCGATGAGCAATCGGTTCTTATTGTTACTTATGTTGAGCTCAAGAATTGCCTGGAAAAAGCATTTTCCGAATTGATGGCCAATGCTGCCACATAA
- the PAN3 gene encoding PAN2-PAN3 deadenylation complex subunit PAN3 isoform X3 has product MSTFLNNFFPADTAAMDPIFYSPSNGIPSESKLATYMVTPQSPEFIPTRINSSPNFYSPYHTPMLNGVAAGSNVNGITPTSTAAKSVNGTPSMLGLQKATAAAVAQQKQLQQQQKHSLVNGGTKQIGQPSAQQGYVGMTTTPLKGGRNSLLRNESPSSIGEKSPPRMTPHASPIPTTLPANVHQENVGGTIYFYPTANHTTSQNSNTVGVPSGVVDPTSAHHGGPPVVGVGMPPLTPVQPSLMYTGHVYPGPASNVITMQPKTQLESAFFLPDEMRAEILSRNVISNLMLDASEAAQHALPMEIDNYHTLYPLEALPVQPLHAKLTLPSSTYKATHSSTGIKYCLRRLHGFRLQSTKCMSVVEMWKKLQHSNVVQLREVFTTKAFGDNSLVLVYDYHPNSHTLLTKYFTPTPDSNGYNDPFQGEARPFSHKSNLQRSSNGPLLSEATIWSIIMQLTAGLRAIHQAGLACRVLDPTKIIVTGKRVRFSFCGTSDIAQFDPNATNPLAVVSMHQQEDLTALGRLVLALACRCLQSVQRDNVQSSIEMVSRHYSSDLRNFIVYLFTTTQRRSVTDLMPMIGARFYTQLDALQAQCDMQEDELAKEMENGRLYRILVKLNCINERPDFNLDCTWSEIGDRYMLKLFRDYLFHSVTEDGRPWLDHAHIVQCLNKLDAGSLERVQLMSRDEQSVLIVTYVELKNCLEKAFSELMANAAT; this is encoded by the exons GTAACACCACAATCGCCCGAATTCATTCCAACACGTATCAATTCATCGCCCAACTTCTATTCGCCATATCATACTCCAATGTTAAATGGTGTAGCGGCCGGTAGTAACGTTAATGGTATAACGCCCACAAGTACAGCAGCTAAATCGGTAAATGGTACACCCTCTATGTTGGGTCTACAAAAAGCAACAGCCGCTGCCGTggcacaacaaaaacaattacaacagcagcaaaaacaCAGCCTCGTCAACGGTGGCACAAAACAAATCGGTCAACCGAGTGCCCAACAAGGATACGTAGGCATGACAACGACACCATTGAAAGGTGGACGCAATAGTTTGCTGCGCAACGAATCACCCTCTAGTATAGGGGAAAAATCACCGCCACGCATGACACCGCACGCATCCCCCATACCCACCACATTACCAGCCAATGTTCATCAG GAAAATGTTGGCGGTACTATATATTTTTATCCAACTGCCAATCATACGACCAGCCAGAATAGCAACACCGTCGGCGTGCCCAGCGGCGTTGTGGATCCAACGTCCGCCCATCATGGCGGGCCGCCGGTTGTGGGCGTTGGCATGCCGCCCTTAACGCCCGTCCAGCCATCGCTCATGTATACGGGTCATGTGTATCCCGGTCCTGCCTCCAACGTTATAACAATGCAACCGAAAACACAATTGGAATCGGCATTCTTTCTACCCGACGAAATGCGAGCCGAAATATTGTCGCGCAATGTGATCTCGAATTTAATGTTAGATGCCAGCGAAGCAGCACAACATGCCCTACCCATGGAAATTGATAATTATCATACGTTATATCCGCTGGAAGCGTTGCCCGTTCAACCGTTGCACGCCAAGTTAACGCTGCCCTCTTCCACCTACAAAGCAACACATAGTTCAACTGGTATCAAATATTGTCTGAGAAGGTTACATG GTTTCCGTTTGCAATCGACAAAATGTATGTCAGTCGTGGAAATGTGGAAAAAATTGCAACATTCAAATGTGGTACAATTACGTGAAGTCTTCACAACAAAAGCATTTGGTGATAATT CATTAGTATTAGTTTACGACTATCATCCAAACTCACATAcattattaacgaaatattttacaccaACGCCAGATAGCAATGGCTATAATGATCCATTCCAGGGCGAGGCACGCCCCTTCAG tCATAAGAGCAATTTACAACGTTCAAGCAATGGTCCTCTATTATCAGAGGCAACAATTTGGTCAATAATTATGCAATTAACAGCTGGTTTACGTGCAATTCATCAAGCTGGCTTAGCCTGCAG AGTTTTAGATCCAACAAAAATAATTGTGACTGGTAAACGAGTACGTTTTAGTTTTTGTGGCACAAGTGATATCGCACAGTTTGATCCAAATGCTACAAATCCTTTAGCTGTTGTCAGCATGCACCAGCAg GAGGATTTAACTGCTTTGGGTCGTTTAGTATTAGCATTGGCTTGCAGATGTTTACAGTCGGTACAGCGTGATAATGTACAATCAAGCATTGAAATGGTCTCACGTCATTACTCCTccgatttgagaaattttattgT TTACTTATTTACAACGACACAAAGACGTTCGGTGACTGATTTGATGCCAATGATTGGTGCACGCTTTTATACACAATTGGATGCCTTGCAAGCACAATGTGATATGCAAGAAGATGAACTTGCTAAGGAAATGGAAAATGGACGTCTCTATAGAATATTGGTGAAATTGAATTGTATTAACGAGAGGCCAGA cttcaatttggATTGTACTTGGTCTGAAATAGGTGATAGATACATGTTAAAATTATTCCGtgattatttatttcattccgTCACTGAGGATGGTCGACCATGGTTGGATCACGCACATATTGtacaatgtttaaataaattagatGCTGGCTCATTAGAAAGA GTTCAACTAATGTCTCGCGATGAGCAATCGGTTCTTATTGTTACTTATGTTGAGCTCAAGAATTGCCTGGAAAAAGCATTTTCCGAATTGATGGCCAATGCTGCCACATAA